The genomic interval GTCAGCGTGATGCGCTTTGCGAGCACCTCGTCGACCACGCTCACCGGCAAGTCCTTCAAGAGCGCGACACGCTCGCGCAGCGCCGGCTCGAACTCGATCTCGCCGCGCATCGCGCGTTCCGTGATGGCGGCGACATGCGCCTTGAGGCCGGCAAAATCGGCGAGCTCGTCGATGCATTCCTGGCCGATCATGGTGGAGTCCATGTCGGCGAGAAAAAGCTTCTTGCGCCGGACGCCGGCAGGCTGCACGACGATGTCGATCGGCAGATCGCCGCGCATCTCGCGCAGCCGCTCCTCGATGGCGTGACGGTCGCGTTCGAGGTTATTCTCGGCGCCGAAGGGGATGTCGACCGCGACGCCGTCGAACAGCCAGTGCGCGGGCGCAGCCTGGGGCAGCACGGCGCGGGCGCCGTCCACGATGGTGGAGTCGAGCGCGGGACTATTCGGGTTGCAGATCAGCGTGGCGACGAGGGACATTTGAGGTTCGCGTGAGAGAAGGGAACGGGCAGTTGCGCAAGGCCGTGCTTATCGCAGGCCCGACCGCCAGCGGCAAGTCGGCGCTGGCGCTCGAACTCGCGCAAACCATCGGCGGCGTCGTCATCAATACCGATTCCATGCAGGTTTATCGCGATCTGCGCATCATCACCGCGCGCCCGACGCGGGAGGAGGAGGCGCGGGTGCCGCATCGCCTTTACGGCTATGTCGAGGCCAGCGTGAATTTCTCGGCAGGCGCCTGGCTCACGGATGCCGCTGCGGCGCTGGCCGAGGCGCAAGCGCAGGGCCGCGTGCCGATCTTCATCGGCGGCACCGGTCTCTATTTCAAGGCGCTCACCGCGGGTCTCTCGACGGTGCCGCCGATCTCCGCCGAGGTGCGCGAGAGCGTGCGCGCGCGGCTGGAGCGCGAGGGCGTCGAGGCGCTGCATGCGGAACTCGCGACCCGCGACCCACGCGCCGCCGAACGGCTGAACGTTCGCGATCGCACCCGCATTGCGCGCGCGCTTGAAGTGGTCGAGGCCACCGGCCGCTCGCTGCTCGATTGGCACCGCGAGAGCCAGCCGCCGCTGCTGCCGAAGGACAGTTTTCGCGCGCTGTTCCTCGCGCCCGAGCGCGACGAGCTCTATGCCCGCATCGACGCGCGCTTCGACGCGATGTTGGGCGCCGGTGCATTCAAGGAGGTCGAGCGGCTGGCGGCGCGCCATCTCGACCCGCTGCTGCCGGCGATGAAGGCGCACGGCGTACCCGCCCTGATCCGGCACCTCGCCGGCGAGATCAGCCTGGAGGAGGCGGCCACAATCGGCCGCGCCGACACCCGCCATTACGCCAAGCGCCAGTTCACCTGGTTTCGGCACCAATTGCCCGAATTCGAGTGGGTGAAGCCGGCGGAGGCGCGGGGCTGGCTTG from Bradyrhizobium arachidis carries:
- the miaA gene encoding tRNA (adenosine(37)-N6)-dimethylallyltransferase MiaA, whose protein sequence is MREGNGQLRKAVLIAGPTASGKSALALELAQTIGGVVINTDSMQVYRDLRIITARPTREEEARVPHRLYGYVEASVNFSAGAWLTDAAAALAEAQAQGRVPIFIGGTGLYFKALTAGLSTVPPISAEVRESVRARLEREGVEALHAELATRDPRAAERLNVRDRTRIARALEVVEATGRSLLDWHRESQPPLLPKDSFRALFLAPERDELYARIDARFDAMLGAGAFKEVERLAARHLDPLLPAMKAHGVPALIRHLAGEISLEEAATIGRADTRHYAKRQFTWFRHQLPEFEWVKPAEARGWLAAITSAGQEPG
- the serB gene encoding phosphoserine phosphatase SerB encodes the protein MSLVATLICNPNSPALDSTIVDGARAVLPQAAPAHWLFDGVAVDIPFGAENNLERDRHAIEERLREMRGDLPIDIVVQPAGVRRKKLFLADMDSTMIGQECIDELADFAGLKAHVAAITERAMRGEIEFEPALRERVALLKDLPVSVVDEVLAKRITLTPGGRALVATMRANGAYTCLVSGGFTLFTSAVAAKIGFQENRANELIVRDGKFTGEVKEPILGRAAKLATLVDLMESFDLDDIDTVVVGDGANDLAMIQAAGLGVAYHAKPAVAAAAAARIDHGDLSALLYAQGYSRKEFVEG